The Amblyomma americanum isolate KBUSLIRL-KWMA chromosome 3, ASM5285725v1, whole genome shotgun sequence genome window below encodes:
- the LOC144124982 gene encoding synaptogenesis protein syg-2-like isoform X2, translating to MLVLVRRRTMTDGRGLRRRSDWTWLVVAALFLRGTVVLGRYQALTVEPHIVNAVEGGQAQLSCDVRAPSADDFAVRIRWLKELAEPGGGDGEEEEASVAVYSVDVNSRTGSLSQIRQRAHLGSLRGRAYFSVIQTPAVLSVDRLRSADNGTYVCAVDFKKGWTRTATVQLVVVVPPKRPVITDENGTEIRNLTRPYEEGEDLTLVCDVYGGQPEPVVTWWRGSQLLQQALSRAPDGHPRATLLRLRLTRADYRATLICRAANSNVSEPVTANVIVNMHLQPVSVEIKGNRGPLSAEMSTQVICQVEGSRPQASIRWLLGSRELSDFATRAASSDTTLSVLSFVPSAWHHGERLRCLASNPFCSRPPPAPLEDSWTLDIHYAPIIELRLGVGLNAAHLHEGMDVYFECHVRANPPVGEVSWTFDDRDLHTDAARGVIVSNQSLALRSVNRTNSGAYACHATNSEGEASSDSHRLRIQYAPVCRSSQQRRVYSIAKHDTVHVICDVEADPVPVTFSWGYRQGNRDYPLGSEASFNTPSGQPLRSVLRYTPRHDADYGTLSCVASNAIGDGRRPCIFQVVPIGGPVQPSNCVAREATSDALLVSCQRRDGAPENQHFLLELRDGPPQAPIRANLTAAGQPSFRVHSLQPGTLYRLAVYGVNANGRSEPVHLTAYTLPVEQELLEQEAGFIVNTGTLIAAVLSAVAAFLVVFIALMLIKLRHKFMTSNDHIPAIQLKTKT from the exons TCGAGCCGCACATTGTCAACGCGGTGGAAGGAGGCCAAGCGCAGCTGAGCTGCGACGTCAGAGCCCCGTCAGCCGACGACTTCGCGGTGCGAATCCGCTGGCTCAAGGAGCTCGCCGAGCCTGGCGGCGGCgatggggaggaggaggaggccagCGTGGCCGTGTACAGCGTGGACGTGAACTCGCGCACGGGCAGCCTGTCCCAGATCCGGCAGCGGGCGCACCTGGGAAGCCTGCGGGGCAGGGCCTACTTCTCGGTGATCCAGACACCCGCGGTGCTTAGTGTGGACCGGCTGAGAAGCGCCGACAACGGCACCTACGTCTGCGCTGTGGACTTCAAGAAGGGATGGACGCGCACCGCCACCGTTCAACTGGTTGTCGTCG TGCCCCCTAAACGACCCGTGATCACGGACGAGAACGGAACGGAAATTCGCAATCTTACCCGTCCTTACGAGGAAGGCGAAGACCTGACACTGGTGTGCGACGTTTACGGCG GGCAGCCGGAGCCTGTGGTGACGTGGTGGCGAGGATCGCAGCTACTGCAGCAGGCCCTGAGCAGAGCACCCGACGGTCATCCTCGTGCCACTCTGCTACGGttgaggctcacgcgtgccgacTACCGGGCCACGCTCATCTGCCGTGCCGCCAACAGCAACGTCTCCGAGCCAGTGACTGCCAATGTCATCGTCAACATGCACT TGCAACCAGTATCAGTCGAAATAAAAGGCAATCGAGGACCTCTGTCTGCTGAGATGTCGACGCAG GTGATCTGCCAGGTTGAAGGGTCCCGGCCGCAGGCCTCGATTCGCTGGCTGCTGGGATCCAGGGAGCTGAGTGACTTCGCCACGCGGGCTGCCTCGAGTGACACCACGCTCAGCGTGCTGAGCTTCGTCCCCAGCGCCTGGCATCACGGCGAGCGCCTCCGCTGCCTCGCGTCCAACCCGTTCTGCAGCCGGCCGCCGCCAGCGCCGCTGGAGGACTCGTGGACACTAGACATTCACT ACGCGCCAATCATCGAGTTGAGGCTGGGCGTTGGTCTGAACGCGGCCCACCTTCACGAAGGCATGGATGTGTACTTCGAGTGCCACGTACGGGCCAACCCTCCGGTCGGTGAGGTCTCCTGGACCTTCGACGACCGTGACCTGCACACGGACGCGGCGCGAGGCGTCATCGTGAGCAACCAGTCGCTGGCACTTCGCTCCGTCAACCGCACAAACAGCGGCGCCTACGCCTGCCACGCGACAAACTCCGAGGGGGAGGCGAGCAGCGACAGCCACAGGCTGCGGATACAAT ATGCCCCCGTGTGCCGTTCTTCACAGCAGCGACGCGTCTACTCCATCGCCAAGCACGACACCGTGCACGTCATTTGTGACGTGGAAGCAGATCCAGTTCCGGTCACATTCTCGTGGGGCTACCGCCAGGGTAACCGCGACTACCCTCTCGGGTCAGAGGCTTCTTTCAACACCCCCTCCGGACAGCCCCTTCGCTCCGTTCTTCGGTACACACCTCGGCACGACGCTGACTACGGGACCCTTAGCTGCGTGGCAAGTAACGCCATCGGCGATGGCAGGAGGCCGTGCATATTCCAGGTGGTACCTATAG GCGGCCCCGTCCAGCCGTCCAACTGCGTGGCGCGTGAGGCGACCTCGGACGCGCTGCTGGTGTCGTGCCAGCGGCGCGACGGAGCGCCAGAGAACCAGCACTTCCTGCTCGAGCTGCGGGACGGGCCTCCGCAGGCACCCATCCGGGCCAACCTGACCGCTGCGGGACAGCCCAGCTTCCGCGTGCACTCGCTCCAGCCGGGCACCCTCTATCGCCTGGCCGTGTACGGCGTCAATGCCAACGGCCGCAGTGAACCAGTCCACCTGACGGCCTACACGCTGCCTGTGGAGCAGGAATTACTCGAGCAGG AAGCCGGATTTATTGTCAACACCGGAACCCTCATCGCAGCGGTCCTGAGTGCGGTTGCCGCTTTCCTTGTGGTCTTTATCGCCCTCATGCTAATCAAGCTTCGGCACAAGTTTATGACCAGTAACG